In Planctomycetia bacterium, one DNA window encodes the following:
- the sdhB gene encoding succinate dehydrogenase iron-sulfur subunit: protein MAAHASHDSHSSHDSHGLTVQHEAVIFRIARQDRPGGERYYQSFAVPHVPGMNVISALQYIAAHPTPIGESEPVTPVAWDCNCLEEVCGACTMVINGRVRQACSALVDQLDRNDAGEIELEPMSKYPVVRDLFVDRRRIFEGLKRVKAWIPVDGYYDAGPGPTQGPGEQEINYPLSQCMSCGCCMEACPQYTKVEVSRASGESDAEFAQRETHELRRGFLGAAVISQAVLFNNHPTGRMNKAERLEALMGPGGITDCGNAQNCVKVCPKLIPLTYSIAKAGRDTSIHAIKRWFMK from the coding sequence ATGGCCGCACATGCATCTCACGATTCGCATTCATCCCACGATTCGCACGGGCTCACCGTGCAACATGAAGCGGTCATCTTCCGGATCGCGCGACAAGACCGGCCCGGCGGCGAACGATACTATCAATCCTTTGCCGTGCCGCATGTTCCGGGCATGAACGTCATTTCCGCCCTGCAATACATCGCCGCTCATCCGACGCCGATCGGCGAGAGCGAACCCGTCACCCCGGTCGCGTGGGACTGCAATTGCCTCGAGGAAGTGTGCGGAGCGTGCACAATGGTGATCAACGGTCGCGTGCGGCAGGCGTGCAGCGCGCTGGTCGATCAGCTCGACCGCAACGACGCGGGGGAGATTGAACTGGAGCCGATGAGCAAGTATCCGGTCGTACGCGATTTGTTCGTGGACCGGCGGCGGATCTTTGAGGGGCTGAAACGCGTCAAGGCGTGGATCCCGGTCGACGGCTATTACGACGCCGGACCCGGGCCGACCCAGGGGCCTGGCGAGCAGGAGATCAACTACCCGCTGTCGCAGTGCATGAGCTGCGGCTGTTGCATGGAGGCCTGCCCGCAATACACAAAGGTCGAAGTCTCGCGGGCCAGCGGCGAGAGCGATGCGGAATTCGCCCAGCGCGAAACGCATGAATTGCGACGTGGTTTCCTCGGGGCGGCCGTCATCTCGCAGGCGGTGCTGTTCAACAATCATCCGACGGGCAGGATGAACAAGGCCGAGCGGCTGGAGGCGCTGATGGGTCCGGGCGGCATCACGGACTGCGGCAACGCGCAGAACTGCGTGAAGGTCTGTCCGAAGCTGATCCCGCTGACGTATTCCATCGCGAAGGCCGGGCGAGACACGTCGATCCACGCGATCAAGCGCTGGTTCATGAAGTAG
- a CDS encoding DUF1801 domain-containing protein gives MHQDILAYNAAQAPRDQRICDALAKAIDKHLAAHDAENTIWHRHPVWFLDDNPIVGYSKLKSPQPGGSIRLLFWSGQSFDEPGLVAEGSFKAAEVRYTSVDNIKPGDLKRWLAKSVKIQWDYKNIVKRKGKLLRLK, from the coding sequence ATCCACCAAGACATCCTCGCGTACAACGCGGCGCAAGCACCACGCGACCAGCGCATCTGCGACGCCCTCGCGAAGGCGATCGATAAGCACCTCGCAGCCCACGACGCGGAAAACACGATCTGGCATCGGCACCCGGTCTGGTTCCTCGACGACAACCCGATCGTCGGCTACAGCAAACTCAAAAGCCCGCAACCCGGAGGCAGCATTCGGCTGCTGTTCTGGAGCGGGCAATCCTTCGACGAGCCGGGGCTGGTCGCGGAGGGCAGCTTCAAGGCCGCCGAGGTGAGATATACTTCTGTCGATAATATCAAGCCCGGCGACCTCAAGCGATGGCTGGCAAAATCGGTCAAAATCCAGTGGGATTACAAGAACATCGTGAAACGCAAGGGAAAGCTGCTGCGCTTGAAGTAG
- a CDS encoding EAL domain-containing protein encodes MKPAQEVPFSRFAFGLLAIIYAAEAAVMFILPLFLPANTPTWLEALADSTLLAFVAAYPVWRILCGSLRKSLAAQRAGKKRLAAIAARTRMIFDSALHAIVTMDAHGRITDWNPQAEKLFGWSADEAIGRDLAELIIPERFRAAHRAGLERFLQTGVSRVLNQRLELAALRRDGCEFPIELCVSVSTSEIGRTFASFISDISERRRSEVELRKLSRVVEQTPTPVIITDVEGKIEFVNQAFLATSGYAAGEVMGKNPRILKSGQTPAQQYADMWNQLKAGATWRGELCNRRKNGDLYWVLAVISPLKDAQGRITHYVGVQEDITLRKRMEDELRKAARTDALTGLANRALFSDRLHQAVLRARRSKDYRFAVLFLDFDRFKLINDGLGHDAGDELLRDIAERLRHVVRSGDSISREAREHTTARFGGDEFVMLLDGIKSPDDATIVADRLMTAFAQPFHVGSHEVFATASIGIVSSDLVSEVADVEEVLRNADTAMYEAKLAGKGRYVVFDASMRRRVEERLKLETDLRKALDGGQLFLMYQPIVSLETGEMDGVEALIRWKHPERGLIPPSQFVPIAEEIGLMVPIGEWVLRESCRQFDRWRQNMGNASPRSISVNLSRTQLAVVNLPAMIGRILEETGVPPSCLHLEITESMAMRDVEFAKRILHGLKQIGCVLCFDDFGTGHSSLSCLHEFPIDVLKIDRSFVANINRGRDFIALIHSANQLAHNLGIRVVAEGIESLDQVGLLLSINCEFGQGYLLGKPMTPEQVEKFRVQTGWLCGRAASEPDGDCSAASKQLVGCKRQA; translated from the coding sequence ATGAAGCCGGCGCAAGAGGTTCCGTTCTCGCGGTTCGCCTTCGGTCTGCTGGCGATCATCTACGCGGCGGAAGCCGCGGTGATGTTCATCCTGCCGCTGTTCTTGCCGGCCAATACACCGACATGGCTTGAGGCGCTGGCGGACTCGACGCTGCTTGCATTCGTCGCTGCATACCCCGTCTGGCGGATACTTTGCGGCTCGCTGCGGAAGAGCCTCGCCGCCCAGCGCGCGGGCAAGAAACGTCTCGCGGCGATCGCGGCCCGGACGCGGATGATTTTCGACTCGGCGCTGCACGCGATCGTCACAATGGACGCGCACGGCCGCATCACGGACTGGAACCCGCAGGCCGAAAAACTGTTCGGCTGGTCGGCCGATGAGGCGATCGGCCGCGATCTGGCCGAGTTGATCATTCCCGAGCGATTCCGTGCAGCGCACCGGGCAGGCCTGGAGCGTTTCCTGCAAACCGGCGTGAGTCGTGTGCTGAACCAGCGGCTCGAACTGGCCGCGCTGCGCCGCGACGGCTGCGAGTTCCCTATCGAATTATGTGTATCCGTTAGCACGAGCGAGATCGGCCGCACGTTCGCCAGTTTCATCAGCGACATCAGCGAGCGCAGACGATCGGAAGTGGAACTGCGCAAATTGTCGCGGGTCGTGGAGCAGACGCCGACCCCCGTCATCATTACGGATGTCGAGGGGAAGATCGAGTTCGTCAATCAGGCGTTCCTGGCCACCAGCGGCTACGCGGCCGGGGAAGTCATGGGGAAGAACCCTCGCATTCTCAAGTCCGGCCAGACGCCGGCGCAGCAGTACGCGGACATGTGGAACCAATTGAAAGCCGGAGCGACGTGGCGCGGGGAGCTCTGCAATCGCCGCAAGAACGGTGACTTGTACTGGGTGCTCGCGGTCATTTCGCCCTTGAAAGATGCACAGGGCAGGATAACCCACTATGTGGGCGTGCAGGAAGACATCACGCTGCGCAAGCGGATGGAGGATGAACTGCGAAAGGCGGCCCGAACGGATGCGCTGACCGGGCTGGCCAATCGGGCGCTGTTCTCCGACCGCCTTCATCAGGCCGTCTTGCGCGCCCGGCGTTCCAAGGACTACCGCTTTGCGGTGCTGTTCCTGGATTTCGACCGCTTCAAATTGATCAACGACGGACTGGGCCATGATGCCGGTGACGAGTTGTTGAGGGATATCGCCGAACGGCTGCGCCACGTGGTGCGGTCCGGGGACTCCATCAGCCGTGAGGCCCGGGAGCACACCACGGCCCGCTTCGGCGGCGATGAGTTCGTCATGTTGCTCGATGGCATCAAAAGCCCGGATGACGCCACGATCGTCGCCGATCGACTGATGACGGCCTTCGCCCAACCCTTCCATGTGGGCAGCCATGAGGTGTTTGCGACGGCGAGCATCGGCATTGTGTCCAGTGATTTGGTCTCGGAAGTCGCCGACGTCGAGGAAGTTCTGCGCAACGCCGACACTGCCATGTACGAGGCCAAGCTGGCGGGCAAGGGCCGGTATGTCGTCTTCGATGCATCGATGCGGCGGCGCGTCGAAGAACGCCTGAAACTGGAAACCGATTTGCGCAAAGCGCTGGACGGCGGCCAGTTGTTCCTGATGTATCAGCCCATCGTGTCGCTTGAGACCGGTGAAATGGATGGCGTGGAAGCGTTGATCCGCTGGAAGCATCCGGAGCGCGGTCTGATCCCGCCGAGCCAGTTCGTCCCGATTGCCGAGGAGATTGGACTGATGGTCCCGATCGGCGAATGGGTCTTACGGGAGTCGTGCCGGCAATTCGACCGGTGGCGGCAGAACATGGGAAATGCCTCGCCGCGCAGCATCAGCGTCAACCTGTCGCGCACGCAGCTCGCCGTAGTGAATCTCCCCGCAATGATCGGACGGATTCTTGAGGAAACGGGCGTTCCCCCTTCCTGCCTGCACCTGGAGATCACAGAAAGCATGGCGATGCGGGATGTCGAATTCGCGAAGCGGATTCTGCACGGTCTCAAACAAATCGGGTGCGTATTGTGCTTCGATGATTTCGGGACGGGGCACTCGTCCCTCTCCTGTCTGCACGAGTTCCCCATCGATGTGCTGAAGATCGACCGCTCCTTTGTCGCCAACATCAACCGCGGACGCGATTTTATTGCGTTGATCCATTCCGCGAACCAGCTTGCGCACAACCTTGGAATCCGAGTTGTGGCCGAGGGCATCGAGAGCCTGGATCAGGTCGGTCTCCTGCTATCCATCAACTGCGAGTTCGGACAGGGATATCTGTTAGGCAAGCCGATGACGCCCGAACAGGTGGAGAAATTCCGGGTTCAGACCGGCTGGCTTTGCGGCCGAGCCGCTTCCGAACCAGACGGGGATTGCTCCGCCGCCAGCAAGCAACTGGTCGGTTGCAAACGCCAAGCATAG
- a CDS encoding helix-turn-helix transcriptional regulator, translating into MVRIGISAKGNGLKQSANRREKGVCIAAAVESIVRCKWSLQVLGRIRRGITRPGALVRACPGLSTKVLNERLAKMVRFGILERIAFPEVPPRVEYRLTDMGVSFVKILDAIENLQHLANTSGATDPSTAAKLTNSRSATAKRTVIRKYTP; encoded by the coding sequence ATGGTAAGGATTGGGATATCGGCGAAGGGGAACGGGTTGAAACAGTCGGCGAACCGGCGCGAAAAAGGGGTCTGCATCGCGGCGGCCGTCGAAAGCATCGTGCGCTGCAAGTGGTCGCTTCAGGTGCTCGGTCGGATTCGCCGCGGGATTACCCGTCCCGGCGCGCTGGTTCGCGCCTGCCCGGGTCTTTCGACAAAAGTCTTGAACGAGCGGCTGGCCAAGATGGTTCGTTTCGGAATCCTGGAGCGCATCGCGTTTCCCGAGGTCCCGCCGCGCGTGGAGTACCGGTTGACGGATATGGGGGTCTCCTTTGTGAAGATTCTCGATGCCATCGAGAATCTTCAACATCTCGCGAACACGTCCGGTGCAACAGATCCTTCAACCGCGGCGAAGCTCACGAATTCCCGCTCCGCGACCGCCAAGCGCACGGTCATCCGGAAATACACTCCTTAG
- a CDS encoding thioredoxin family protein — translation MNSEAVFYHAGCPVCVSAEKAFVGALDPNRYNVKIVHLGQDKTRISEAERQGVKSVPALVMNGQVFHINHGADLTALK, via the coding sequence ATGAATTCCGAAGCCGTTTTCTACCACGCGGGTTGCCCGGTCTGCGTCAGCGCCGAGAAGGCCTTCGTTGGCGCGCTCGATCCGAACCGCTACAACGTCAAGATCGTTCACCTCGGGCAGGACAAAACGCGGATCAGTGAGGCCGAGCGACAGGGAGTCAAGTCCGTTCCCGCACTCGTGATGAACGGACAGGTGTTTCACATTAACCACGGCGCAGATTTGACCGCCCTGAAATAG
- a CDS encoding transposase has translation MAKNTNLLLNVATLSMKVAGRCLLPYGHPKSPHKFTQRQLMTCLVLRAYTKTTYRGVIELLEASGQLRRILCMERLPHYSTLKKFADRTVIPEILEFLLQEILREVGDQSDEVAMDSTGLETSSASAHYVSRSGRQRQQYVKVSASVTCKSMLAAGLVVGWGPGNDKAEARWLLTETAQKLRPKYLYADAGYDAEWVHTYCRETWGVRSYIPPAVHRRDGGVNGRYRSQMTRLPKRYGRRWHVESFFSGLKRTMGSHLNARTERGLFTEAAIRVLAYTLRR, from the coding sequence ATGGCGAAGAACACCAATCTCCTGCTGAACGTCGCAACGCTGAGCATGAAGGTCGCCGGGCGGTGCCTGCTGCCGTACGGCCACCCGAAGAGTCCGCATAAGTTCACGCAGCGGCAACTGATGACCTGCCTGGTGCTGCGGGCTTATACCAAGACCACCTATCGCGGGGTGATTGAACTGCTCGAAGCCTCGGGCCAGCTTCGCCGCATTCTGTGCATGGAGCGGCTGCCGCACTACTCGACGCTCAAGAAGTTCGCTGATCGCACGGTGATTCCGGAGATTCTGGAATTCCTGCTGCAAGAGATTCTGCGTGAGGTGGGTGACCAGAGCGACGAAGTGGCGATGGATTCGACGGGTCTGGAGACCTCGTCGGCCAGCGCTCACTACGTCAGCCGCAGCGGGCGGCAGCGCCAGCAGTACGTGAAGGTGTCGGCGTCTGTGACCTGCAAGAGCATGCTGGCGGCGGGCCTGGTCGTCGGCTGGGGGCCGGGCAACGACAAGGCTGAAGCGCGCTGGCTCCTGACGGAAACCGCCCAGAAGCTGCGCCCGAAGTATTTGTACGCGGATGCCGGCTACGATGCGGAGTGGGTTCATACGTACTGTCGTGAGACGTGGGGCGTGCGCAGTTACATCCCGCCGGCGGTGCATCGCCGCGATGGCGGCGTGAACGGTCGCTACCGATCGCAGATGACGCGGCTGCCGAAGCGGTATGGTCGTCGCTGGCATGTCGAGTCCTTCTTCAGCGGGCTCAAACGCACCATGGGATCGCACCTGAACGCCCGCACAGAACGCGGTCTGTTCACCGAAGCAGCGATCCGCGTCCTGGCCTACACCCTCCGGCGATAG
- a CDS encoding peptidylprolyl isomerase — protein MTCLFTLLATLGLTLAGQTLPTGTSTPEEDTPVPTALTPETILPNAIRAELRTPRVMVPVGSPVFVEFTIINISDAPVKLSVPGALVGRERYDSGIGLPLEHVFSAAQFRGLEVVSETNPAMGERVTRKPEYPIPAITLAPYATIGLRFDVARFYPGLHQAGIYQLTWRPYGGVVTSNTLQIHVVQYKQVVMETEFGNVTFQLLYDKAPHHVANFLDLVDRRFYNGKVFHLVFENQFLLGGCPNGDGTGRRPDGVTLPPEFNDTPFQFGTVGMALIEGDPQSGSSQFFICLSRQPNWDGRYTAFAQIAGPQSLAVLRKMAQVEVDAERRPKKPLLIKSMSIQDAVIVPRVTQ, from the coding sequence ATGACCTGTCTATTCACCCTGCTTGCCACGCTCGGCCTCACGCTGGCCGGCCAGACCCTGCCAACGGGCACGAGCACGCCCGAGGAGGATACGCCGGTCCCGACGGCGCTCACGCCCGAGACGATCCTCCCGAACGCGATTCGCGCCGAGTTGCGAACGCCACGCGTGATGGTTCCGGTGGGCAGCCCGGTCTTTGTCGAATTCACGATTATCAACATCAGCGACGCACCGGTGAAGCTGTCCGTCCCCGGCGCGTTGGTCGGTCGCGAACGCTACGACAGCGGGATCGGCCTGCCGCTGGAGCATGTCTTTTCGGCGGCACAATTCCGCGGACTGGAGGTTGTGAGCGAGACGAATCCGGCGATGGGCGAGCGCGTCACGCGCAAACCCGAGTACCCCATCCCGGCGATCACGCTCGCGCCGTATGCAACGATCGGTTTGCGATTCGACGTGGCGCGTTTCTATCCCGGCCTGCACCAGGCGGGGATTTATCAACTCACGTGGCGGCCCTACGGCGGCGTGGTCACGAGCAACACGCTACAGATCCACGTCGTGCAGTACAAGCAAGTCGTGATGGAGACCGAGTTCGGCAACGTGACGTTTCAGTTGCTGTACGACAAGGCCCCGCATCACGTGGCAAACTTCCTCGATCTCGTCGATCGCCGCTTCTACAACGGCAAGGTGTTCCACCTCGTCTTTGAGAATCAATTTCTGCTGGGGGGCTGTCCGAACGGCGACGGCACGGGCAGGCGACCCGACGGCGTCACGCTGCCGCCGGAGTTCAACGACACGCCCTTCCAGTTCGGCACGGTCGGTATGGCTCTGATCGAGGGCGATCCACAATCGGGCAGCTCGCAATTCTTCATTTGTCTATCTCGGCAGCCGAACTGGGACGGACGGTACACCGCCTTCGCCCAGATCGCCGGTCCGCAGTCGCTGGCGGTCTTGCGCAAGATGGCCCAAGTCGAAGTCGACGCCGAGCGCCGGCCCAAGAAGCCGCTGCTGATCAAGAGCATGTCGATTCAGGATGCCGTCATCGTCCCCCGCGTGACGCAGTAG
- a CDS encoding sugar transferase: MTLSKAWRQFRVGMIVTDAVTVTLTYILADYLRCRFWMNNTPWPEYHPGVGSSVRIHMQVLVFLPFAWPILLNWLGWYQQKWRSTRWLLRHAVAGSAILGLFMAALALLFSRDLYPRAQIGFAAALLPATTLAVRGINAWLGRWISARHRAHVLIVGTGRDAVLLRRLLRTTLLGKSAVVGHLRGPWESADNLSHTGAVLGDLEQLVPILDRQVVDEVIFCAPLDAIASLLPAIRQCEEIGVTALVRADGLAAHSVPEMVDFHGVPLLHYAPARHSPELLSIKRGLDVLFAIIGIILTAPIMLVCAALIKASSPGPVLFRQRRSGLNGREFEMLKFRTMTPDAERRREEMEHLNELDGPVFKVVDDPRIIRVGKFLRRWSLDELPQLFNVLKGDMSIVGPRPPIPAEVARYDRWQRRRLSMRPGLTCLWQVKGRHRIGFEEWMALDLFYIDHWSLKLDFLIIFRTVTTVFAGSGA, encoded by the coding sequence ATGACGCTTTCCAAAGCCTGGCGACAGTTCCGAGTCGGTATGATCGTCACGGATGCCGTGACGGTGACGCTGACGTACATCCTTGCCGACTACCTGCGCTGCCGGTTCTGGATGAACAACACGCCGTGGCCCGAGTATCACCCCGGCGTCGGCAGTTCGGTTCGCATTCACATGCAGGTGCTGGTCTTCCTGCCCTTCGCGTGGCCGATCCTGCTGAATTGGCTTGGTTGGTACCAGCAGAAATGGCGCAGCACGCGGTGGCTGCTGCGACACGCCGTCGCCGGGAGCGCCATTCTCGGCCTGTTCATGGCGGCCCTGGCGCTGCTCTTTTCGCGCGACCTGTACCCCCGTGCCCAGATCGGCTTCGCCGCCGCCCTGCTCCCTGCGACCACCCTTGCAGTCCGCGGTATAAACGCGTGGCTGGGCCGCTGGATCAGCGCCCGTCACCGCGCCCATGTCCTCATCGTGGGTACCGGACGCGACGCGGTCCTGTTGCGACGGCTGCTGCGAACCACCCTGCTCGGCAAATCGGCCGTTGTGGGCCATCTGCGCGGGCCGTGGGAATCCGCGGACAATTTGTCGCATACCGGAGCCGTCCTGGGCGATTTGGAACAACTGGTGCCGATCCTCGATCGGCAAGTCGTGGATGAGGTGATTTTTTGCGCGCCGCTCGACGCCATCGCAAGCCTGCTGCCTGCCATTCGCCAGTGCGAGGAGATCGGCGTCACGGCGCTGGTGCGTGCAGACGGGCTGGCGGCGCACTCGGTCCCGGAGATGGTGGACTTCCACGGCGTGCCGCTGCTGCACTACGCCCCGGCGCGGCACTCGCCCGAATTGCTGTCGATCAAGCGTGGTTTGGACGTGCTTTTTGCGATTATCGGAATCATCCTGACCGCGCCGATAATGCTAGTATGCGCGGCGCTCATCAAGGCATCGTCACCGGGGCCGGTCCTGTTTCGCCAGCGGCGAAGCGGACTGAATGGGCGCGAGTTCGAGATGCTCAAGTTCCGCACGATGACGCCGGATGCGGAGCGCCGGCGCGAGGAGATGGAGCATTTGAACGAGCTGGACGGACCGGTTTTCAAAGTTGTCGACGATCCACGCATCATTCGTGTTGGCAAGTTCTTACGGCGATGGAGCCTCGACGAGCTGCCGCAGCTTTTCAATGTTCTCAAGGGCGACATGTCCATCGTAGGGCCTCGTCCTCCGATTCCGGCGGAAGTTGCGCGTTACGACCGCTGGCAGCGACGGCGATTAAGCATGCGGCCCGGGCTGACGTGCCTCTGGCAGGTCAAGGGTCGGCATCGAATCGGGTTCGAAGAGTGGATGGCCCTGGACTTGTTTTACATCGATCATTGGTCGCTCAAGCTCGATTTCCTTATCATCTTCCGCACGGTGACCACGGTCTTCGCCGGGTCGGGGGCCTGA
- the dacB gene encoding D-alanyl-D-alanine carboxypeptidase/D-alanyl-D-alanine-endopeptidase, translating into MRTDAAFIRTLNSRHPRPVIIRAAFAAAVILSTCVAVARAEDRLPEATRPSEHDNLTALLDRVLTGHGQANARFGGRVVSLPSGDVVYDSGGRSPLIPASNMKLVVMATAIDHLGPDYEFRTICAIRGQDLVVIGGGDPTLGDDRLATERQEPITAVFRDWAQRLKASGLKQIPGNIVIDDSLFDRQFTHPNWPPEQHETWYEAPVGALNFADNCVEIRVKPGKAGMPATVTMIPGNTAMKIVNKTTTGSKQTVSAHRRRGSDEIVVTGSVTRAGTLGPISVNDPGLYFGGVLRTVLASQGIKVGGAVVRQSVPRDANGNPTGAHVVAVVKTPLRNALARAGKQSLGMMAEALIKLLGSRQSGVGSWESGRAVVMSFLQKVGADTASCRVDDGSGLSRLNRISPLAMTRVLQYMHTASPEKFALLRDCLAIAGVDGTLEKRMRDPATKGRVFAKTGYINGVRTLAGYIRTGPDRWLAFAFFYNQAAATRPLSDAQDKACKLLAGGGSSRP; encoded by the coding sequence ATGCGCACGGATGCCGCTTTCATTCGGACGTTGAATTCACGCCACCCACGACCAGTAATCATCCGCGCTGCGTTCGCCGCAGCCGTGATTTTATCGACATGTGTCGCTGTTGCCCGCGCCGAGGACCGCCTCCCTGAAGCGACGCGTCCATCCGAACACGATAACCTGACCGCCCTGCTCGATCGCGTCCTCACCGGCCATGGTCAGGCGAACGCGCGTTTCGGCGGTCGCGTCGTGAGCCTGCCATCGGGTGACGTCGTGTACGATTCCGGCGGACGATCGCCTCTCATTCCCGCCAGCAACATGAAACTCGTCGTCATGGCGACGGCGATTGACCATCTCGGACCCGATTACGAGTTTCGAACGATTTGCGCCATTCGTGGGCAGGACCTGGTGGTCATCGGCGGCGGCGATCCGACGCTCGGCGATGATCGCCTCGCGACCGAGCGCCAGGAGCCGATCACGGCGGTCTTTCGTGATTGGGCGCAGCGGCTGAAGGCGTCGGGCTTGAAGCAGATTCCAGGCAACATCGTGATCGACGATTCGCTGTTCGATCGTCAGTTCACCCATCCGAACTGGCCCCCCGAGCAGCACGAGACGTGGTACGAAGCGCCGGTGGGCGCGCTGAACTTCGCCGACAACTGCGTGGAGATTCGCGTCAAACCGGGCAAGGCCGGAATGCCCGCGACGGTCACGATGATCCCCGGCAACACGGCGATGAAGATCGTCAACAAGACAACGACCGGCTCCAAGCAGACCGTCAGCGCGCATCGGCGCCGCGGCAGCGACGAGATCGTCGTGACCGGCTCCGTGACCCGCGCCGGCACGCTGGGCCCGATTTCCGTAAACGACCCCGGCCTGTATTTCGGCGGCGTATTGCGGACCGTGCTGGCCTCACAGGGAATCAAGGTGGGTGGCGCGGTCGTGCGACAGTCCGTACCGCGCGATGCGAACGGCAATCCGACCGGCGCGCACGTCGTCGCCGTGGTGAAGACACCGCTCCGCAACGCGCTGGCCCGCGCCGGCAAACAAAGCCTCGGCATGATGGCGGAAGCGTTGATCAAGCTGCTGGGCAGCCGGCAATCGGGCGTCGGCTCGTGGGAGAGCGGCCGTGCCGTGGTGATGTCATTCCTTCAGAAAGTGGGTGCCGATACGGCAAGTTGCAGGGTGGATGACGGCAGCGGCCTTTCGCGCCTGAACCGTATCAGTCCGCTGGCCATGACGCGGGTGCTGCAATACATGCACACCGCCTCGCCGGAAAAATTCGCCTTGCTGCGGGACTGCCTCGCCATCGCCGGCGTCGATGGCACGCTCGAAAAACGCATGCGCGACCCGGCCACCAAAGGCCGCGTCTTCGCCAAGACCGGATACATCAACGGCGTCCGCACCCTCGCGGGTTACATCCGAACCGGCCCGGACCGTTGGCTGGCCTTTGCCTTCTTCTACAATCAAGCCGCCGCCACCCGGCCCCTCTCCGATGCACAGGACAAAGCGTGCAAATTGCTCGCTGGAGGCGGGTCATCTCGACCCTGA
- a CDS encoding GGDEF domain-containing protein, with product MNGPSIDGRYLIVGDLGKLGPAMVEALAPSRIEGVRTLLEGIAELPRKATRGVLVGHDESCRQPAAAMAALRRVAGEARVIFCCPPAQEGVGQQMVAQGADDYVVLPLERADLIRAFGAAQNAPPASEPAIRSSRPDPLETLAEAIPRLLEGRLEALDQIAGLIGESIGAESVLVSMDEQVGRAGEDRDVREALLVQTITRQGEKIGFIRAGRSRAGGYTIDDIQRLRGYAGVLGRLAEAAAQAERWRQLALADELTGLPNRRHLMEFLGATLQVAGASGQIVTALVFDIDDFKRYNDRYGHDAGDEILCEVGRLFVQCSRRTDMVARYGGDEFVVVFWDPEGPRAAGSRHPAGVLMVLQRFRAALKKHRFTRLGQDSQGALTISGGLAHFPTQAKDATELLEAADRALLRAKEGGKNRFYILGGDDSSTSVV from the coding sequence ATGAACGGACCCTCGATCGATGGTCGCTATCTCATCGTGGGGGATCTCGGCAAGCTGGGCCCCGCCATGGTGGAGGCGCTCGCGCCCAGCCGGATCGAGGGCGTGCGGACGCTTCTGGAAGGCATCGCCGAACTGCCCCGCAAGGCGACGCGCGGCGTATTGGTCGGGCACGACGAAAGCTGCCGCCAGCCGGCTGCCGCGATGGCGGCACTTCGGCGCGTTGCGGGCGAGGCGCGGGTGATTTTTTGTTGCCCGCCTGCCCAGGAGGGGGTCGGGCAGCAGATGGTGGCGCAAGGGGCGGATGATTACGTCGTCCTGCCACTGGAGCGAGCTGACCTGATCCGCGCGTTCGGCGCGGCGCAGAACGCGCCCCCGGCGAGCGAGCCGGCGATTCGTTCGTCACGGCCTGACCCGTTGGAGACGCTGGCGGAGGCAATTCCGAGGTTGCTCGAAGGCCGATTGGAGGCCTTGGATCAAATCGCGGGCTTGATTGGCGAATCCATCGGCGCCGAAAGCGTGTTGGTGAGCATGGATGAACAGGTGGGCCGCGCCGGTGAGGATCGTGACGTGCGCGAGGCGTTGCTCGTGCAGACGATCACGCGGCAGGGTGAAAAGATCGGCTTTATTCGCGCGGGACGGAGTCGAGCCGGTGGTTACACGATTGACGATATTCAGCGATTGCGGGGCTACGCCGGCGTGTTGGGTCGCTTGGCCGAAGCCGCGGCGCAAGCCGAGCGCTGGCGGCAGTTGGCGTTGGCGGACGAGCTGACCGGACTGCCAAACCGGCGGCATCTCATGGAGTTTCTGGGCGCGACGCTTCAGGTCGCCGGTGCGTCAGGACAGATCGTGACGGCGCTCGTTTTCGACATCGACGACTTCAAGCGTTACAACGATCGGTATGGGCATGACGCAGGCGACGAGATTCTCTGCGAAGTCGGGCGATTGTTCGTGCAATGCTCTCGGCGAACGGACATGGTCGCGCGGTACGGCGGTGATGAGTTCGTGGTCGTCTTCTGGGATCCCGAGGGTCCACGTGCGGCCGGTTCGCGCCATCCTGCCGGTGTGCTGATGGTTCTTCAACGGTTTCGGGCGGCGCTGAAAAAGCACCGATTCACCCGGCTGGGCCAGGATTCGCAGGGGGCACTGACCATCAGCGGCGGGCTGGCGCACTTTCCCACGCAGGCAAAGGATGCGACCGAACTATTGGAGGCGGCGGATCGGGCGTTGCTCCGGGCGAAAGAGGGCGGCAAGAATCGGTTTTATATCCTCGGCGGCGATGACAGCAGCACGTCCGTAGTATGA